The segment TGGGTAATGAATCCGGTTATGGAGCGAATCATGCTGCTATGTACGGCTGGATTAAGGAGTATGACAAAACAAGGTATGTTCAGTATGAGTCTCTGAGTCCTCCGGCAAATATCTCCGATATTGTGGCGCCTATGTATCCTCAGAAAGATTGGATCTTGGATGTCATGGCTGATAGCGAAGATTTGCGTCCTTTTATTATGTGTGAATATGCGTATGCGAAAAGTAACAGTAACGGAAACTTTAAGGAATTTTGGGATCTCGTTCATAAATTCCCGCGGTTTCAAGGAGGATTTATTTGGGATTTTCAGGATAAAGCGCTAGTTAGGCAGGATAAAGACGGAAATAAAAAGTATGTCTATGGCGGGGCATTCCAGGAAGAGGTTACTGATCCTGCACCTGATATGTGCCTGAATGGTGTTGTTTTCCCTGATCTAACGCTCAAGCCGGCTGCGAATGAAATAAAAAATGTACAAGCTCCTATCCAGATCGATTACATGCCTGGGAATAATGGCTTTCGAATTTATAATCATTACACGCATCGGGATTTAAGCCATTTGAATATGGTTTGGGAGCTGGTTTGCGATGGAAAGGTGACTGAAAGCGGTAGTTTGCCTAGATATCACACAGCACCCGGATCCGTTGATAAGCTGCAAGCGCCATACGATTCGTCTAAAGTCTCCGGGGAAGCTTTTCTGAATTTCTATGCTTATTTGGACGAGGACACCTTTTATTCTAAGAAGGGAGCCTGTATTTATGCCTGCCAGATAGAGATTAAGGATTCTGTGAATAAAGTGCATACCGGAGATATAGAAAAGGATAGCTTGAAGTATGATGAAACGGCAAATGAAATTCATATCTATAATGAAAATACAATGGTTCTTTTCTCGAAAGAAACCGCAGAGTTCATCTCTGTAAAATACAATAACAAGCATTATTTCACGGGAGGAACAAATAACTTCTATCGCCCTCCGACAGGCATTGATGCAGGTATTCATCTCGAATCGTCCAATTATGCAGATGAATGGAAAGCGCTCGGTCTCCATTCCCATCAAAAAGAAATCAAGAATATCCGGGTATTTGCAGCACCAGCTGCTGTTATCATTCAAGTTCATTGTCTATATCATGGATGCATTGAAACCAAAACCAATTACACCGTTGGCGGCAAAGGTATAGAAATCAATAATACCGTTGTGAACAATGCCAAGGTCGACACTCTCCCGAGAATTGGGCTAAGCTTTAAGTTCTCTGATGCCTGGAAGAAGTTGAAATGGTATGGTCGCGGACCATGGGAGAACTACGCGGATCGTAAATCTGCCGCATTCGTTGGAGTATATGAGAGCACTGTAGAACAGCAGCACGTACCCTATATCTTACCGGTAGAATGCGGTGGTAAGGAGGATGTCCGGTATTTATATTTGTCATCCGAAGAACAAGCAGTAAAAGTATCGGCAGCGGGACATTTCCATTTTGATATTCATGGACACAGTATTGAGCAATATGACAATGCCGCCTATGAAGACGAGCTGGGACATTCAGATTCTGTTTATCTTCATATTGATCACAAACATGCAGGTCTTGGTGGAGATACCGGCTGGACCAAAAATATTCACGATCCCTATCAAATTAAGAAAGGTATTTATGTGTATACGGTAACTATAGAAATTATTTCTTAAGAAAAACGCATCCGCTGCAAACTTCAGATGATATCCTTTCGTTTATATGCCGAAATTATTTGAAAAAGATGAGCAACTGGAGATGCCGACAATGATAAGTGAGGGGCAAATGGTTAGAGAATATTGTACAGGAAAGATCGAGAATATGACTGAGCAGGACTTCATCCATGAATAAGACAAAGGCCATCCTTTTTAGGATGGCCTTTCCTTTACACTTTTAACTCCTCTTACTTCCCACTCTCCAGCAATCTCGCCACCATAGTAGCAAACTCTGCCCGGGTAATGTCTTTTGCAGGCTTAAAGGTACTGTCTTCGTAGCCTGTAATAATTTTATTCGATGCCAGGGCATCAATGGAGTTATAGTACCAGGCCTCTTTGTTAACATCTTTGAATGATGTGTTTCCGGTACCTGTCAGCTTAAACGCTCTGGTGATCAGTGTTGCTAATTCACTGCGGCTAATCTTCGCGTTCGGACGGAAGGTGCCATCGCTGTATCCGTTCATCAGGCCGGCACTGGCTGCTGCGCCGATATACTTATTGGCCCAATGTGCCCCAGATACATCGGTGAAGCTGCTTGCTTGTCCTTCAAGTCCCATGTGCGTTGTAATGACCTTAATGGTCTCGGCACGGGTCAGGCCTGAATTCGGACGGAAGGTTCCATCTTCATAACCTGTTAGTAATCCTTTGGAAATCAGCAGGTCAATGCTTGCTTTTGCCCAATGATTCAGTGTATCTGTGAAGCTGACCACTTCCGGCGCAGGTGTTGGTGCTGTTGTTTCTGCTGGTGCTGGTGTAGCTGTAGGAGCCGGTGTAGCTGTAGGTGATGGCGTTGGTGTTGCCGGTGGAGTTACGGTACCTCCTCCAGGACTTGGATTGCTTGGTTCATTGTCTACTGGATCAGGATCAGTAGGGGTTGGAACATATGGGAGTGCTGGTGCAAAAGCGGTAAGCAGTCTGGCTTGACTTTGCTGCTCAAGCGCATAGCCCATGCCCAGAACCTTGGCATCGTCCCACGCTCTGCCCACAAGCTGCATCGAGATCGAATATCCGCTGTCGTTCGTTCCCACAGGAACCACTACCGTAGGGAGACCCACATTAGATGTTAATACGCCCGTGTTGCGGTCCGAACTTAATTGAGAGGCTGATGCGTCATTGTTGTAGACGTCACTGATGAAGCCTGCATAGACAATGGCATCCACGCCATTCTCGTCCATCCAGCCTTTGATCACTTCTTTATAGTCCGTTCTATACTTGATGTAATCTTGTACAGCCTGTTCCGTCATCCGCGTAGGTGCAGTGTAACCTCTCTGATTATAGATAAGCACCTTATCTGAAGCGAGTACACTTGCTCCGTCCGCGTAAGGGAAGGCTTTGTGAAGCTCAATGTAGCGCGCCCAGCCTTCAGTAGATCCGTTAATGCCTTGAGGACGGGTAGGAGCTGCTGGCATTTTTGTCATTTCAACCATTTCCGCTCCCGCAGCTTGCAGTTCTGAGAACTTATTCTTTACGGCTAGTCCGGTATCATCATCCGCATAACTGGAGACAAAGGATTCGGGGATGAATCCGATTTTCTTTCCTTTCAGTGCACTGGCATCCAGAGATTCCTTCCAGTTCACCGGACGTTTATGATCTGCATCAGCAGTTACGGTGAAAATATCCTGCGGGTCCGTACCCGTTGTAGCATTCAGCATAATAGCCAGGTCCGTTACGGTTTTGGCAATGGGTCCCGCATAATCCTGTCCCCAAGTGAGCGGGAGCACACCTGTCGTACTCGCCATGCCGTCTGTACCACGGAAGCTTTTTAGACTGGCACCTGTTGTAGGTGCATAGAGAGATACCCCGGTCTGCGATCCCATAGCTGCCGCTGCGAAATCAGCTGCAACCGATACTGCCGATCCTCCGCTGGAGCCGAAAGAGGTTTTGGAAGGATAGAGTGCGTTCCATGTCTGCATCCAGCCGCTTTCACTAAAGCTTCCGCTGTTCGCGAACTCCGAAGTGTTGACTTTACCAATAATGACCGCGCCGGCTTCCCGCAGCTTATTCACCTGGAAGGCATCCGATTCAGGGCGCCACCCTTCAAGTGCTTTACTGCCGCCTGTTGTAGGCATGTCCTTGGTGTCATAGATGTCTTTGATCGCAATCGGAATTCCCAGCAGATCGCCCTTGGCGCCTTGTGCACGGGCTTCGTCAGCCGCTTTGGCCTGAGCCAGCGCAGTTTCGGATACATGCAGGAAGGCATGGAAGCCGAGTTGCCCCAAATCGTAAGCTTTGATTCGATCAAGATACGCTTGCGTAATTTGGACAGAAGTTGTTTTACCGCTAATCATATCCTGTTGCATCTCTGCAATGGATTTATTCACTACATTATAGGGGGAGGAGGTGATGAAGCTTTGCGCTGCCGGAGCCTCTGGAATGAACAGGTTATCTCCAGTATTAAGTCCCTCTATGCCTGAGATATCCCAGTTGCTGATGGAGCGGATCTGTGCAGGGATTAAGCCGGATACATCCAACTGCTGATGGAGTCCATTAAGCGTGGCAACCAGATTGTTCAGCCCGGCTTCACCAGCTTCTCCAACTTGTACAAAATTCACCAGGGATTTCGACTGGCCCGGTTCAAGATTCAAGGTATTAATGAAGCCATAGAAATTCGCCTCATTACCGGACTTGGCCAGAGGTGTGGTGAATGGATTCTGCTGCTGATTCCCAAGAGCGGTTAATCCATTATTAAATGGATGTGGAGACCCGACTGCAACACCTAGAGGTTTATTGTTTCTGGCACTGCTATCGACCACAATCCATGAATCGTCTGTCGTCACCTCAAGATCATTGGAGTAGGTTGCCTTGACCACTGAAGCATTAGCTGCTGTGCCATAGCCTAAGGAGCCGCCGAAGGAGACATCTACTTTTACAGCCATATCATTCTTATTGGTAAAAGTATCAAAGAATCTAGTTCTATTATTAATAGTGTCCACATACACATCACGGGTGACGGTGACATTTCCGAGATTAACAGATTGAGAGGAAGTGAATCTATTAACGCCATCGTATTTGAGGTCGAACCCGCGCATCATTTGTCCATTCATCAGGGAAGCTGAAGGTGAGGATACTTTAACAAAGATATTACCGAAGCCCTGTACTTGTGTAGTGCCGACGGTACGCAAGCTTCCTGTGTCTAAGCTGGGAGCAAAAGCATCGTGAATCTCCCATACGGTGCCACTAGAAGAAGTAACCCTCGTTAAAGCATCAGCCGTTTGAAACGGAATGACTCCTGAAGCAATGACAGATAACGCAATGGAAGTAGCTATAACTTGCCTCTTCGTTCTACGCAGACGTTTCAACTTACTCATGTAGGCAATCTCCCTTTCCTCTATGTATATTATTAATTGTGTTAAGAAATATAACATTGTATATTAATTCAGTCAATGAATAATATGAAATTGAACTATTTTTAGAGATTTTAACAAAGGGGGAGTACTGTATTTATTAAAAAGTGTATAAAAAATAATATAAAGGTGTTTTATATAACATTTATTGTTATGTATATGGTAGTTATCCTGGTTAGTTTTTTCATAACCCTACTTTTCTGCTGATAGATTATGGAATGTGCTACAATTCACCCATCCTGATCGTTACAGGGGCTGTGGCGGCTTTTCTCATTGTTTTTACAATCCAATTCTATTACCCGGCAGTTTTGGAAAAGCGTGTGGATCGCGTGGAGTCCTTTTTACGCAGCCAGAAAAACAATCCTGCTCTCTACATTCAGTATGTTCTTGCGAACAGGCTTGAGGATGAAGCGGGAACGGTTATGGAGCAGCTGATGAGCAAGCATAAAAGCCGACAACAGGGAGCTTGCGATTAAGTATGCGAGGGAAGCAGTAGAGGCTTCGAGGGGCGTCCAGCGTTATGTGTTATGTAAGGAGTACGAACGAACGTTACCGCAAGCGGTTGAAGTATAGTTTGAAAAAACGGGTATCATCCTCATTCAAGGATGATACCCGCTTCTGTTAGTTAGGATGCCAGTCTTACTGTCCCAAACAAAGCCTGATCAGATCATCGACATGCGCGGTGGCCAGACATTCCACGGTGTCGGCGGCGCCGTAATAGATTTTCACTTCGCCATCGTCCTCCAGGATCATGCCGCCGGGGAAGATGACGTCGTTGCGGAAGCCTCCGTCCATTTCGTAGGGGGCTTCCGGGGCAAGCAGCGGCGAAGCGCTCATCCCGAGAATTTTCTTTGGATTGTTCAGGTCAAGCAGCATAATCCCAGCAGTATACCGCTTCTTCCAGGACGGCTCCCAGCCGTTCTTCCCTCTGGCGGGATCAACATCCACCGCATGGAAGGTGGTCAGCCAGCCCTTATCTGTCTTCACGGGCGGTGCTGCCGGGCCGATCTTGTCATTGGCGAACGGAACCTGCTCCACCGCCAGCAACAGATCCGACCGTCCCCAGTAGACCAGATCCGGCGACTCCGCGATCCAGGTGTCGAAACGGTCCTTGCCTCCGCGGCTATATACGGTGAACGGCCGTTCCAATCGCACATAGTTACCGTTGATCTTCTCCGGGAACAGCACCATATTCCGCAGGTCCGGCGTAGACAAGCTCAAGATTTCAAAGGATTCGAAGTCATCCGTTACGGCGATTCCGCCCCGGATCCCATGCCGCGTATCTACAGCGAAGCACATGTAGCAGCGGCCGCCAATTACCGTCAGGCGCGGATCATATGCACGCACGAACTCTTCATCGTTTAGCTTGAACACTGGCTTCGGCCCGGCCGTCCAGTTAACGCCGTCTTCACTGAATGCGACACCGAGATCCGTTGTATGAGAGGGCTCAAGGGTCTGCTTCTCAAGGGAGCCGTAGTCATTGCGGAATACCATCACATACCGGCCGCCGAACTTCACCACTCCCGCATTGAACACAAGTGCGGTGGGGTAAGGGACCCGAGCCGCATCCAGTACTGGGTTGGCCGGATGACGGCGGATGAGCGGACTTGATGCCAAAGCTCCTATGACGGGTGTACTTGCCTGATTCATCGTTTGAATATCCTCCTTATGAGTAAGAACTGTATTCTAAACAATATGTCCATGGGGGGCGAACGGATAGTCGATTGTAATCCGCCCGGCCTGGCAATCGCCAACTCCGCTGTACAGATCGGCCTTGCCGTCCTCCCGCATCACGATCCCCGAAGAGAAGACGCAGTCCGTCAAATAGGGTAACTTGGCAGGTCCGGGCGGGTAGCAGGAACGGCTTCCGATCAGATGCAGGTCATGGGATTCCCGGGTCACGGGATCGAAGACGAAGGCCATGTTCAAATATACTTTGATTTCCTGCCCGTTCTCATCCTTATGCTGATAACAAATATGGCCGATGATTCCGATTTTGCCGCTGCTCAGCAGGTAAGCCTGATTGACGCCTCCCCATTCACCAGCTCCGAAGATACCGTGGATGTAAGGGGCATTCTCAATGACTTCAGCAGTCAAATCCTCCAGCTTGTCAATCACCGTGAAGCCGATCATGGACTCACTGCCGTATTGGCCTTTCATTTCATGGTTGCGCGGACGCGAGAAGACGCCAATTCTGCCGTCTGCCAGAGCAACCAGGCGAATATCCTTCATTTTGTTCGGACCGGTAGTGAAGTAGTACAAATCGTGGAGGTCCGTCCCCCGGTAAAAATAACCGAAAAACGTACTGTATTTGCCGCTCTGATATTGCACATGGGTTCCGCCCAGTACAAGCTCATCACCTATTTCGCTGATAAACGGGTCTTCCAGCGTGTAGATCATGCTGTTCTCCACCAGGGTCCATTCATCCTGGCCTGTTTCCTCGAACAGCCGGACCCAGGAGCGGGCCCATTCCTCCCGGCGTTCTACCCGGCCGAACAAGTAACGTTTGCCATCCCGTTCAAAAGGAATTGAAATATTATAGACATCGAATCCGTCCACGTTTTTAAATACCAGAGTTGTGCTGTCATAGATGGTTTTGGTTGCTTCAAATTCTAGTTTTTGCTGATGCAGGCTCACGATTTCTCCGCTCCTTTTGTATAGCAGCTCTTTTATTGAAGAGAAGCTTGATATTCCTTGAACTGCTTTTGGTATTCGGCAACGACCTTGTCCAGACCTGCTTTCTTCATTTTATCCAGAGCCTCGGGGAATGCCTTGTCGTAATCCAGAACACCCATATAGATCGGAGTGATGCTGGCGGAAGCTTCCGAGAGAATATTGGTATATTCGGTTCTTACATTCGTCGGGTCAAAAATGAAGTTGGCTGCGATACTATTGACCGCACTCGGATTAGGCTCAAATAAGACCTTGTTATTCTCAGGAATACTGCTCTCCGGGTCAAAGCGCATAAAGTTCACATTCCCGTTCTGCGAATCAGAGCCCCTGTATCTTGGATTATTATTGTTATTCGGGTCTTTGATCGGCTTTAAGCCTTTGTCGCCATCTTTGGTGTAGTGCTCACCCTCGATGCCGTATTGAACGAGATCGTAGTTATCCTGGCTGGCCAGCATCCAATCCATAAACTTAACGGCGGCCTCCGGATGCTTGCTGTTCGCCGGCACGGCATTTCCGTTCTTGAAGGAGAGGGGACGCAGATACTCTTTCTCCGGGTTAAACCATACGACGCCGATATCGTCCACTGTAGCTGCCGGGTTGTATTTCTGGAGCCCGTTCAGGCTTCCGCCGGTTCCCAGGCGTACGAACCATTCTCCGCTGTCGAGCTGGGCATCTACCTGTTCCTGCTTCATGACCAGGATGTCAGGATTCGTAATTCCCTTGGTGTACAGCTCGTGCATGAAGGCAGCATCCTTCTTGAATTCGTCAGTTTCAATCCAGGATTTGACCTCTCCGTTCTGGTTGACATAGAAGAACTTATCCTTAACGGTGAACGGGAAGGTGTCATAGGTCCGGTGCAGGATGGAGGTATGCAGATTGATCGGGTCAAAATCGGCCCGGGTGCCTAAGTAAGGCTTGTTCTTTCCCTTCCAGTTCTTCATCACCGTCTCCCAGGCGCTAATCAATTCAGCCGGAGTTTTAGGCTCCTGCAAATTATTTTCGCGGAGAATATCGCGGCGGATATTAAACTGGCCTTCGCTCGCCATTTCAACCCAGTAGGAGGGGACGATATAATATTTCCCGCCGATGGTTGCGCCGCTAAAGATATCCTCCGGAATATACTTTTTCAGGTTGGCTCCATACTTCTCAATCTCATCCGAGATATCTGCCAGTGCGCCACGGGTATAGTAGTTGGAGAACGGAGTACGGTCCTGCATGACATGGAACAGATCGAAATCATCGCCGGTGGACAGCATCAGGTTTAGCTTCTGGTCCCAGGCATCCCAGGGGATGAAGATTTTCTCCACTGCAACGCCGACACCATCTGCAGCCAGCTTCTCATTGACCTTCTCGAACACCTTCTGGTAGTCTTTGGGCTCGGTGCCGGGAACCACGTATTTGATCTTGACGACCTCAGAAGCATTAGCCTTCTCTGAATTCGGGGATGAAGCATTGCTTGCTCCATTTGCGGCAGGGCTGGCATTATCGGCTTTGCCGCACCCAACCAGGGTGGACAGGGCAAGCACCACAGCTAACAGGGTTGCATAGGATTTTCTCATGAATAATACGGACCTCCTCTTATGATGTCTTCTATATGTTAACCCCTAAGGGATGACATCAGCCTTTCACTGAACCGATCACGAGCCCTTTCACGAAGTATTTCTGTAAGTAAGGATAGAGGAAAACAATCGGCCCGATGGTTACGATGGCTGTCGCCATCTTGACCGACTCCGAGGGAAGCGTAACATCGCTTGTTCCCGCCAGCATGGCCATATCGTTCAGCATACTGATCTCCGATTGCATCTGCAGCAGCATGAATTGCAGCGGGTACAAATCCTTCGTGTCAATCAGCATGATCGCATTCCACCAGTTGTTCCAATAATCCAGTCCATAGAAGAGGGCAATCGTCGCCAATACCGGTTTACATAACGGAAGATAGATCTTAAAAGCAATGACAATATCACTGGCTCCGTCTATGGTGGCTGATTCCCGCAGCGAGTCAGGAATACCGTTCATGAAATTGCGCACCAGGAAGAGATTGAACGGGCTGAACAGCAGTGACGGAATAATCAGAGCGAGAATATTATCGGTTAATCCGAGCGCACGGTTCATCAGATACCAGGGCACAATGCCGGCTGAGAAAATCATGGTGATAAAAAAGTAAAGGGCCAGCAGATTGCGGTGCCTCACATTTTTGTTCGCCAGCGTGTAGCCTGCCATAGAAGTAATCAGCAGGGCCAGCGTGGTACCGGCGAGAGTGACAAAGATCGAAATGCCGTAGCTCTGAATGACCTGGGAACCGCTGGTAAAGATCAGCTTATAGGCATACAGAGAGAATTTCTCCGGAAACAGGCTATAGCCGTTCTTAAGAATAGCATCCTCATCCGTGATTGAGATCATCAGCACGAGCAGCATCGGAAGCAGGCACAGTGCCGAATAGACCGCAGTCAGCGTGTACATGACCGTCCTGCTGATTGAGATTCTTTTCATTAATACTCCTCCTCCTTCCTGGATTTAATATAATGCGCCATCTTTGAAGTACTTGCGGGTAATGGCATTGGTACCAAAGACAAGGATAAATCCGATAACGGACTGGAACAGTCCCACGGCCATGGCTTCGGAAGGGTCACCGATCTGGCGCAAGGAACGGAATACATACGTATCAATAATATCTGTGGTCGAATACAGGGTGCCGTTGTCCCCGATGAGCGCGTAGATCATCCCGAAATCACCGTACATAATTTTGCCGACCGAGAGCATTGTCAGAATAATAACCGTTGGCATCATTAGCGGAAGTGTGATCCGAAAGCACATCTGCAGGCGGCCCGCCCCGTCAATTTCTGCTGCTTCATACAACGTCTCATCGATGCCGGTAATGGTCGCCAGGTAGATGATGGCACTCATGCCGGCGCCCTTCCAGACATGCATGATGGTCAGAATCGCCGGCCAGGACTGGGCTTCGGTGTACCAGTTCACGGAGGTCATACCGAACTGGTTCAGAATTCTATTGATTACGCCCATATCCATGGAGAAAAGCGCATACAGCACATAGCTGATGACGATCCATGAGATGAAATTCGGGAATAACATCAGCGACTGGCTGATCTTCACAAACAGCTTCTTGCGCAGCTCGTTCAGCACCAGTGAAATGGCGAGCGCCATCAGCGTGCCGAAAATAATAAACAGTAAATTGAGGTAAATGGTATTAAAGGTAACTGTAAGCGCTTTATTGGAACGGAAGAAAAACTCAAAGTTTTTGAAGCCCACCCATTCACTATGGAAAATTCCCTTTGTATAATTGAAGCGCTGGAAAGCAATAACCATATAAGGATAGGTCATATAGCCGAAAATAAACGTGTATGCCATGGCCGGCAAAACCAACAAATAGGATGTGCCATTCCTGCGGATGTCTGACAGTATGCTGAGTCCTGGACGCCGTTTTTTCTTCAATTCCTGTTCCCCCCCTATTTGTTTGTTATAGATGACGTTGCCTTGATTTCAGCTTAGCTATAGCCGCAGTAAGAGTCTATTTTAAAACCAGGTAAACGCTTTCGAATTCGCCCACGAGGCTTTCAAAAAAACGGAATGGCTTTCATTTTCCCTTGATTCAGTACCTTTTCAGCCGGAAATGTACTATATTTAGAAATGATACCGAGCAGCATGGGGGGAATACAGCATGCGGGCAACCATCAAGCGGCTTGTTCGATACAAGGCCTTTCAAAAACTCACCATTTCATATTTCCTTCTCGTGCTTTTAACCGTAAGCCTGCTGTCCAGTGTACTCTTCTCCCTGTTCTCCCGAAG is part of the Paenibacillus sp. FSL M7-0420 genome and harbors:
- a CDS encoding glycoside hydrolase family 2 TIM barrel-domain containing protein, encoding MKLSRDWENQYVTQKKRYPMHEPYGVYETVEQALSGDRRKSKYVKSLNGIWKFKCFGSPDEVTDEFYSPEHDVSDWDHIPVPSHWELSGYGKPVYTNMLYPFVQKGEGSHHEIQLKPNEYILNPPHVPESNLTGCYVLTFEIDEHFYERDIFIDFGGVESCFYLWLNGKLVGYSQDSKLNASFEITDYIQKGQNRIAVQVMRFGAGTYLEDQDYWHLSGIYRDVLIYAKPQMRIHDYKIETLFSGNYSNAELSVKVVPNNQVNGYGDAHVRLSLYDSDQQLVTAFETPKFADFAFYLQEKYVAKVTKTISNPHLWSDENPYLYKLVLEMIDCSGNVVDIESANVGFREVKIDRKGVLRINGKRLIIRGTNLHAFCPETGRVVTTEYMREQIKVMKSLNINAVRTSHYPHAIEWYDLCDELGIYLVDEANIETHGLGGQLSASPEWTNAYMERATRMVLRDKNHPSIILWSLGNESGYGANHAAMYGWIKEYDKTRYVQYESLSPPANISDIVAPMYPQKDWILDVMADSEDLRPFIMCEYAYAKSNSNGNFKEFWDLVHKFPRFQGGFIWDFQDKALVRQDKDGNKKYVYGGAFQEEVTDPAPDMCLNGVVFPDLTLKPAANEIKNVQAPIQIDYMPGNNGFRIYNHYTHRDLSHLNMVWELVCDGKVTESGSLPRYHTAPGSVDKLQAPYDSSKVSGEAFLNFYAYLDEDTFYSKKGACIYACQIEIKDSVNKVHTGDIEKDSLKYDETANEIHIYNENTMVLFSKETAEFISVKYNNKHYFTGGTNNFYRPPTGIDAGIHLESSNYADEWKALGLHSHQKEIKNIRVFAAPAAVIIQVHCLYHGCIETKTNYTVGGKGIEINNTVVNNAKVDTLPRIGLSFKFSDAWKKLKWYGRGPWENYADRKSAAFVGVYESTVEQQHVPYILPVECGGKEDVRYLYLSSEEQAVKVSAAGHFHFDIHGHSIEQYDNAAYEDELGHSDSVYLHIDHKHAGLGGDTGWTKNIHDPYQIKKGIYVYTVTIEIIS
- a CDS encoding amidase family protein, which produces MSKLKRLRRTKRQVIATSIALSVIASGVIPFQTADALTRVTSSSGTVWEIHDAFAPSLDTGSLRTVGTTQVQGFGNIFVKVSSPSASLMNGQMMRGFDLKYDGVNRFTSSQSVNLGNVTVTRDVYVDTINNRTRFFDTFTNKNDMAVKVDVSFGGSLGYGTAANASVVKATYSNDLEVTTDDSWIVVDSSARNNKPLGVAVGSPHPFNNGLTALGNQQQNPFTTPLAKSGNEANFYGFINTLNLEPGQSKSLVNFVQVGEAGEAGLNNLVATLNGLHQQLDVSGLIPAQIRSISNWDISGIEGLNTGDNLFIPEAPAAQSFITSSPYNVVNKSIAEMQQDMISGKTTSVQITQAYLDRIKAYDLGQLGFHAFLHVSETALAQAKAADEARAQGAKGDLLGIPIAIKDIYDTKDMPTTGGSKALEGWRPESDAFQVNKLREAGAVIIGKVNTSEFANSGSFSESGWMQTWNALYPSKTSFGSSGGSAVSVAADFAAAAMGSQTGVSLYAPTTGASLKSFRGTDGMASTTGVLPLTWGQDYAGPIAKTVTDLAIMLNATTGTDPQDIFTVTADADHKRPVNWKESLDASALKGKKIGFIPESFVSSYADDDTGLAVKNKFSELQAAGAEMVEMTKMPAAPTRPQGINGSTEGWARYIELHKAFPYADGASVLASDKVLIYNQRGYTAPTRMTEQAVQDYIKYRTDYKEVIKGWMDENGVDAIVYAGFISDVYNNDASASQLSSDRNTGVLTSNVGLPTVVVPVGTNDSGYSISMQLVGRAWDDAKVLGMGYALEQQSQARLLTAFAPALPYVPTPTDPDPVDNEPSNPSPGGGTVTPPATPTPSPTATPAPTATPAPAETTAPTPAPEVVSFTDTLNHWAKASIDLLISKGLLTGYEDGTFRPNSGLTRAETIKVITTHMGLEGQASSFTDVSGAHWANKYIGAAASAGLMNGYSDGTFRPNAKISRSELATLITRAFKLTGTGNTSFKDVNKEAWYYNSIDALASNKIITGYEDSTFKPAKDITRAEFATMVARLLESGK
- a CDS encoding glycoside hydrolase family 130 protein gives rise to the protein MNQASTPVIGALASSPLIRRHPANPVLDAARVPYPTALVFNAGVVKFGGRYVMVFRNDYGSLEKQTLEPSHTTDLGVAFSEDGVNWTAGPKPVFKLNDEEFVRAYDPRLTVIGGRCYMCFAVDTRHGIRGGIAVTDDFESFEILSLSTPDLRNMVLFPEKINGNYVRLERPFTVYSRGGKDRFDTWIAESPDLVYWGRSDLLLAVEQVPFANDKIGPAAPPVKTDKGWLTTFHAVDVDPARGKNGWEPSWKKRYTAGIMLLDLNNPKKILGMSASPLLAPEAPYEMDGGFRNDVIFPGGMILEDDGEVKIYYGAADTVECLATAHVDDLIRLCLGQ
- a CDS encoding MTP-1 family protein, encoding MSLHQQKLEFEATKTIYDSTTLVFKNVDGFDVYNISIPFERDGKRYLFGRVERREEWARSWVRLFEETGQDEWTLVENSMIYTLEDPFISEIGDELVLGGTHVQYQSGKYSTFFGYFYRGTDLHDLYYFTTGPNKMKDIRLVALADGRIGVFSRPRNHEMKGQYGSESMIGFTVIDKLEDLTAEVIENAPYIHGIFGAGEWGGVNQAYLLSSGKIGIIGHICYQHKDENGQEIKVYLNMAFVFDPVTRESHDLHLIGSRSCYPPGPAKLPYLTDCVFSSGIVMREDGKADLYSGVGDCQAGRITIDYPFAPHGHIV
- a CDS encoding extracellular solute-binding protein; the protein is MRKSYATLLAVVLALSTLVGCGKADNASPAANGASNASSPNSEKANASEVVKIKYVVPGTEPKDYQKVFEKVNEKLAADGVGVAVEKIFIPWDAWDQKLNLMLSTGDDFDLFHVMQDRTPFSNYYTRGALADISDEIEKYGANLKKYIPEDIFSGATIGGKYYIVPSYWVEMASEGQFNIRRDILRENNLQEPKTPAELISAWETVMKNWKGKNKPYLGTRADFDPINLHTSILHRTYDTFPFTVKDKFFYVNQNGEVKSWIETDEFKKDAAFMHELYTKGITNPDILVMKQEQVDAQLDSGEWFVRLGTGGSLNGLQKYNPAATVDDIGVVWFNPEKEYLRPLSFKNGNAVPANSKHPEAAVKFMDWMLASQDNYDLVQYGIEGEHYTKDGDKGLKPIKDPNNNNNPRYRGSDSQNGNVNFMRFDPESSIPENNKVLFEPNPSAVNSIAANFIFDPTNVRTEYTNILSEASASITPIYMGVLDYDKAFPEALDKMKKAGLDKVVAEYQKQFKEYQASLQ
- a CDS encoding carbohydrate ABC transporter permease; its protein translation is MKRISISRTVMYTLTAVYSALCLLPMLLVLMISITDEDAILKNGYSLFPEKFSLYAYKLIFTSGSQVIQSYGISIFVTLAGTTLALLITSMAGYTLANKNVRHRNLLALYFFITMIFSAGIVPWYLMNRALGLTDNILALIIPSLLFSPFNLFLVRNFMNGIPDSLRESATIDGASDIVIAFKIYLPLCKPVLATIALFYGLDYWNNWWNAIMLIDTKDLYPLQFMLLQMQSEISMLNDMAMLAGTSDVTLPSESVKMATAIVTIGPIVFLYPYLQKYFVKGLVIGSVKG
- a CDS encoding ABC transporter permease encodes the protein MKKKRRPGLSILSDIRRNGTSYLLVLPAMAYTFIFGYMTYPYMVIAFQRFNYTKGIFHSEWVGFKNFEFFFRSNKALTVTFNTIYLNLLFIIFGTLMALAISLVLNELRKKLFVKISQSLMLFPNFISWIVISYVLYALFSMDMGVINRILNQFGMTSVNWYTEAQSWPAILTIMHVWKGAGMSAIIYLATITGIDETLYEAAEIDGAGRLQMCFRITLPLMMPTVIILTMLSVGKIMYGDFGMIYALIGDNGTLYSTTDIIDTYVFRSLRQIGDPSEAMAVGLFQSVIGFILVFGTNAITRKYFKDGALY